In the Desulfovibrio sp. Huiquan2017 genome, GCCCAGAACCCGGACATCTACTTCCAGGGCCGCGAGGCGACCAACACCTATTATGAGGCCATCCCGGACATCGTCACCGAGGCCATGAAAAAGGTCGGCAAGATCACCGGCCGCCGCTACAAGCTCTTCGACTACGTGGGACACCCCAAGGCCGACCGCATCATCATCGCCATGGGCTCGGCCTGCGAGACCATCGAGGAAACCGTCAACTACCTCAATGCCAACGGCAAGAAGGTCGGCCTGATCAAGGTTCGCTTGTACCGGCCCTTCTCGGTCAAGCACCTGCTCGCCGCCATCCCCAAGACCGTGAAGAAAATCGCGGTGCTCGACCGCACCAAGGAGCCCGGCTCCCTGGGTGACCCCCTGTACCTCGACATCTGCGCCGCCTACGTGGGCAAGCGCAACGCCCCGGTCATCGTGGGCGGCCGCTACGGCCTCGGCTCCAAGGATTTCACTCCGGCCCAGGCCGAATCGGTCTTCAACTCCCTGGCCCGGCCCAAAAACGGATTCACCGTGGGCATCACCGACGACGTCACCCACACCTCGCTATTCGACTGCGACTGCGTGGATACCGCTCCCGAGGGCACGGTCCAGTGCAAGTTCTGGGGCCTCGGTTCCGACGGCACGGTGGGCGCCAACAAGCAGGCCATCAAGATCATCGGCGACAACACCAACCTCTACGCCCAGGGCTATTTCGCCTACGACTCCAAAAAATCGGGCGGCATCACCATCTCCCACCTGCGCTTCGGCAAAAAGCCCATCCAGTCCACCTACCTGGTCCAGAACGCGGACTATGTGGCCTGCCACAACCCGAGCTACGTGAACCTCTATGACGTGCTCGAAGGCATCAGGGACGGCGGCACCTTCGTGCTGAACTGTCCCTGGACCGCCGAGGAGATGGACAAGAAACTGCCCGCGGCCATGCGGCGCACCATCGCGCAGAAAAACCTCAAGTTCTACACTGTGGACGCGGTCAAGATCGCCGGCGGGGTCGGCCTGGGCGGACGCATCAACATGGTCATGCAGACCGCCTTCTTCAAGCTGGCCGACGTCATCCCGTTCAAGAAGGCCGTGGATCTGCTCAAGGAAGGCATCGACAAGGCCTACGGCAAAAAGGGCCAAAAGATCGTAGACATGAACTGCGCCGCCGTGGATGCGGCCACCGACGCCATCGTCGAGATTCCGGTGCCCAAGGCCTGGAAAACCCTCAAGGACGACAAGCCGGTCAACCGCCGCGAGCCCGATTACGTCAAGAACGTCGTGCGCCCGGTTCTGGCCCAAAAAGGCGATTACCTGCCCGTCTCGGCCTTCTCCCACGACGGGACCATGCCTTCCGCCACCTCCAAATACGAAAAACGCGGCGTGGCCATCCTAGTGCCCGAATGGATCAAGGAAAATTGCATCCAGTGCAACCAGTGCGCCTTCGTCTGCCCGCACTCCGCCCTACGCGCCGTACTGGCCACCGACGACGAGATGAAAAACGCCCCGGCCACCTACGAAACCATCGACGCCGTGGGCAAGGACGTCAAGGGCATGCACTTCCGCCTCCAGGTCAACACCCTGGATTGCCTGGGCTGCGGCAACTGCGCCGACATCTGCCCGGCCAAGGAAAAGGCGCTGGTCATGAAGCCCATCGCCACCCAGACCGAGGTTCAGGTGCCCAACTTCGACTTCGCGGACACCGTCGCCTACAAGGACGTCTTTGCCCGCGACACGGTCAAGGGCTCCCAGTTCCGCAAGTCCCTCATGGAATTCTCCGGGGCCTGCGCGGGCTGCGGCGAAACCCCCTACGTCAAGGTCATCACCCAGCTCTTCGGTGAACGCATGGTCATCGCCAACGCCACCGGCTGCTCGTCCATCTGGGGCGCTTCCGCGCCGACCGCACCCTACTGCGTCAATCCCGACGGCCACGGTCCGGCCTGGGGCAACTCCCTGTTCGAGGACGCGGCCGAATTCGGCTACGGCATCGAGATGGCTACCGACCAGCGCCGCGCCCACCTGGCCCGGCTTTGCACGGAGGCCGCCGAGACCGAGACCGGCGAGCTCAAGGCCAAGCTGGACAAGTGGGTCAACGTCATGGGCGATCCCGAGGAATCCCGGCTGGCTGGTGAAGATCTGAAGGCCGCCCTCAAGGGAACGCGCAAGAAGGCGCTCAAGGAAATCCTGGACATGTCCGACCTGTTCACCAAGCAGTCCATCTGGGTGTTCGGCGGTGACGGCTGGGCCTACGACATCGGTTACGGCGGGCTGGACCACGTCCTCGCCTCGGGCAAGGACATCAACGTCCTGGTCCTGGACACCGAGGTCTACTCCAACACCGGAGGACAATCCTCCAAGGCCACCCCGCTCGGCTCCATAGCCAAGTTCGCGGCGGCCGGAAAGACCACCAACAAGAAGGACCTCGGCCGCATGGCCATGACCTACGGCTACGTCTACGTGGCCTCCGTGTCCATGGGCGCCAACAAGCAACAGTTCCTCAAGGCGGTCAAGGAGGCCGAGGCCTACCCCGGCCCGTCCCTGATTATCGCCTACGCCCCGTGCATCAACCAAGGCATCAAGAAGGGCATGGGCAAGACCCAGTTGGAACAGAAGCTGGCCGTGGACTCCGGCTACTGGCCGCTCTACCGCTACAACCCGCAATTGGCCGACGAAGGCAAGAACCCGTTCATCCTGGAGTCCAAGGCCCCCGACGGGTCTCTCCAGGAGTTCCTGTCGGGCGAAAACCGCTACGCCATGCTTGAACGGTTCTACCCCGAGTTCTCCAAGGAGTACCGGACCGAGATCGAGACCAATTACAACAAGCGCTACGAAACCCTCAAGCACATGGCCGGTGAAGGCTGCAAGGAATAGCCGACCCGCGATCACGCACCATCAAGGCCGGGGCAAATGCCCCGGCCTTTTTTGGCCCCCGGCCCATACGCTCCCCATCCCGCCTGCATTTTTCAGCGCTGGAGGGGGGGACGAACGAACGCGGGGAGACGGTTCCCGGGATGGCAAAACTCGGATTTACCGAGCGCCGGGCATTGACGTTGAAAGGGAATGGATCAATCCTGAACGCGTCGGCCGTCCGAAAATGGCCATGGATGAACGCATCAACAAGGAAAAAGTATCATGAGTTGTGTAGCCACCTTCAGCATATTCCCGCTGGAACGGCCCGATCAGGGGTCATTCGCCCCATATGTGGCGCGGACCATCGAGATCGTCCGGGAATCCGGACTGCCCTACGAACTCGGTGCCATGGGCACCGTTCTCGAAGGCGATCTCGATCGAATCATGGAAACCATCAAGCACTGTCACGACGACATGCGCAAGGAATGTGGCCGAGTCTACCTGAGCCTGACCGTGGATTCCCGCTCCGGCGAATCCGGACGCATGCACGGCAAGGTGGACAGCGTCGGGGAGCTGCTGAAATGAGTGCCCCCGAAGAACTTATCAAGGCCATATGGAAGGACGTCTGCGAAGTCCGCAGGCAGACGCCGCTCATCGTCAACATCACCAACTACGTGGTCACGAACAATACGGCCAATTCCCTGCTTGCCCTGGGCGCGTCCCCGGCCATGAACCATGTGGCCGAAGACCTGCCCGGTCTGGTGGACCTGGCCGGAGCCCTGGTGGTCAACATCGGCACCCTGGCCGACGACTACGTGGAGGGCATGCACGTGGCCATGGCCCAGGCCAACGACATGGGCATGCCCGTGATCCTCGATCCGGTGGCCGCCGGGGTGAACGCCCTTCGGACAGACACCTGTTTGGAATTTTTGGAGAAGTATCATCCCGACATAGTTCGGGGCAATGCCTCGGAAATCATGGCCCTGGCCGGCGAGGACGGTCGGCCCAAGGGAGTGGATACCTCCATGGAAGTGAACGAGGCCCGGGGCGCGGCCAGAGAACTGAACAGGCGCTACGGCTGCGTGGTCCTGGTCAGCGGTGAAACCGACCTGGTGGTCGGCGCGGACCGTGAAACGCGTCTGGCCGGCGGTTCGGCCATGATGCCGCGCGTGACCGGACTGGGCTGCACCTGCACCGCGCTGGCAGGTGCGTTCGCCGCCGTCCAACGCGACTTCTTCCAGGCCGCCGTGGACACCGCCGCAGCCATGGACATTGCGGGCGAAATGGCCGCCGAACACTCGCCGGGACCCGGCAGCCTCCAGATGCACCTCCAGGATGCCCTCTACCTCCTGGACGAGGAAGCCATACGGAACCGCCTCAAGGTGGTGGCGTCATGAGAACCGAAGACCTGCTCGTCTATCTCGTCACGGACCGCAGCCTCTGCCTGGGACGCCCCCTCGAAGAGGTAGTGGCCCAAGCCGCCGAGGGCGGCTGCACCATGGTCCAGTTGCGCGAAAAGACGGCCGACACCGGGGAATTCGTCGAGTTGGCCCGCGCCCTGCACAAACTGCTCAAGCCGTTGTCCATCCCCCTGCTCATCAACGACCGCGTGGACGTGGCCCTGGCCGCCGGGGTCGAGGGCGTGCATGTGGGCCAATCGGACATGCGTCCCGAGGATGTTCGCCGGATCCTCGGTCCGAACGCCATTCTCGGCCTGTCCGTGGACACCGAAGCCGAACTCCTGGATGCCCAGAACCGGCCCGTGGATTACCTCGGCATCGGCCCGGCCTACCCCACCCAGACCAAGAAGGATGTCAAGGGTTCGCCGTGGGGACCGGAAGGGCTCAGGCGCGCGGTCCGGCAATCCGCCATCCCGCTGGTGGCTATCGGCGGCGTGCAGCGCGACAACGTCCGGGCCGTGGCAGGTTCGGGCGTGGCGGGCATCGCCGTGGTTTCGGCCATCTGTTCCGCGTCTTCGCCCGCTGAAGCCGCGCGCGAACTGGCCTACGCCATGAAGGAAGGCGCGCGGTAAACCCGCCGCTCTCCATACCCCGGTTACCGGGGCGTATGCGCGGCCTCCCTCGGGAGGCCGCGTCGTTTTTCTTCCGACCGCCTCCGACGCGCTCCACAGGGCCTTCGCGACTCCTATGCGGCGGAAGAGAATCCGGAAGGATGATAAAAGTTGTTAAACAATGTAAAAGGGTGCGCCCGGACCTTTTCATCCCGCACGACATGCGGGTAAGGGAGATTCATGAAGAGCAACGGCCCGATCCTGATTATCGACGACGACCGCAAGCTGCGCGACCTCGTGGTCGAGTACCTGGAGGAATACAATTTCGCCACGGCCACCCTGCCCTCGGGCATGAAGGCGGTGGAGACCATCCGCTCGCTCGCCCCGAGCGTCATCGTCCTGGATGTGATGATGCCGGGCAGGAACGGGCTCGATGTCCTGCGCGACATCCGCGTCGAGTTCGCCACGCCGGTGATCATGCTCACGGCCAAGGGAGAGGATACCGACCGCATCGTCGGGCTCGAACTCGGGGCCGACGATTACATGGCCAAACCGTTCAACCCGCGCGAATTGCTGGCCCGGATCAAGGCCGTGCTCCGCCGGGTGAATACCGGCGCGGAACGCAAAACGGACACGCCGGTCATCCACGCGGGCGGGCTTGCCCTGACCCTCTCCCGCCAGGTCCTGACCATCGACCGGGACGAAATCGAGCTGGCGCCCACGGAGTTTCGGCTGCTCAAGGCGCTCATGGCCCACGCCGACCGCACCCTGACCCGGGACGAACTCATGGACATGGTCTGGGACAAGGACTTCGCGGCCTACGACCGGTCCATCGACGTGCATATTTCCAAACTCCGCTCCCAGCTCAGGCCGTACCCGGCCCACGCCAAGCGGATCAGGACCGTCTGGGGCACGGGCTACATGTTTGTGGGTGAATGATGAAAGTCAGCCGGTTGTATCTCAAAATACTTCTCGCCTTCGTCCTGGTCCTGGCGGTGACCATAGTCGGCATCGGCGGACTGCTCAAGATGGGGCACATGCGTCCGCCCCTCAACCGTCATGCCCTCAACCGCAACGGGGCCCTCAAGCGGATCATCGGGCTGGAGATCGACGGAGCGGCCGAGCTCGACCCGGAACTCCGCAACCGCCTGAACCGCATCCTGACCATCTATGCCAACGCCTTTGACGGCGAGGCGTGGATCGCCAACGAACGCGGCGAGATCGTGGCCCAATCCTACCGCACCCCGCCTCTGGACGGCGGGGAAGAACTGGATCTCAAGCTGGTCACGGACCAGGGCGACCACGTCTACTTCGTGAGCAAGGGCGATCAAGGGTCCATCTATTCCTACGGCCCCCTGAAAACGCCGATGGGCCCCTTGTCCGTGCACCTGCTCAACAAGTGGATCACCCGCAACGAGGAAATCTGGTTCATGGAGGGGCTCGCCCTCATGGCCACGGTGGCCGCCCTGCTGCTCATCCCGGTGTCGCGGCGCATTACACGGCCCATGATCCAAATGACCCGGTCCGCACAGCGGTTGGCCCGGGGAGACTTTTCTCCGCGCGTGGACGAAAACCGCAAGGACGAGATGGGCACCCTGGCCCGGACCTTCAACCACATGGCCAGCAGCCTGGAAAAAATGGTCCGAGGCGGACGCGAACTGACTGCCAACCTCTCCCATGAACTGCGGTCCCCCCTGGCGCGCATCCGCGTCTCCCAGCAGATCGTCCTCGAACGGCTGGAAGCGGGCCGCACGGACGGTGTGGTCAAGCACGTCCGTCGCATGGAGGCGGAGATCGACCACATGGACTCGCTCATCGACCAGATCATGAAGCTGTCCAAGCTCGACCTCCAGGAACCCCCGCCGCGCGCGGACATGGTCAACATGAACGAAATGCTCGAAGAAGCCGCCGAACGGGTTGGCCCGCTCACGGGCGGGCGGTCCATCCGGCTCCAACCGCATCTCGCGCCCGTACCCTTCTTCCGTTGCCGCAGGCAGGATCTGCGCATCGTCCTGGACAATGTCCTGTCCAACGCGGTCAAGTACAGCCAGGACAACGGCCGTGTGGACATCCATTGCGAGGCCGAGCGCAAAAATGACCAGGAGGCCGTCGTCATCCGGATTTCCAACGGCTACCCCGATCTGACCGGCGAGGAACTGGAGGCGGTGTTCGCGCCGTTCCGACGGCTGGGCTACGACAACGTCGAGGGCCATGGCCTGGGCCTGGCCTTCGCCCGCAAGATCGTCGAGGACCACGGCGGGACCATCCACGCGGAAAGCGTAAACGGAACCTTCCGCGTGACCATCAAACTGCCCCTCGACT is a window encoding:
- the nifJ gene encoding pyruvate:ferredoxin (flavodoxin) oxidoreductase, which produces MPKKTMKTMDGNTAAAHVAYAMSETAAIYPITPSTPMGEIADEWAAHGRKNIFGQTVQIRQMQSEAGAAGAVHGSLAGGALTTTFTASQGLLLMIPNMYKISGELLPGVFHVSARAVAAHALSIFGDHQDVMATRQTGFAMLFSNSVQEVMDLSLVAHLAAVEASVPFMSVFDGFRTSHEIQKIAVIDYEDMKPLINMDKVAEFRKRAMNPEHPNIRGTAQNPDIYFQGREATNTYYEAIPDIVTEAMKKVGKITGRRYKLFDYVGHPKADRIIIAMGSACETIEETVNYLNANGKKVGLIKVRLYRPFSVKHLLAAIPKTVKKIAVLDRTKEPGSLGDPLYLDICAAYVGKRNAPVIVGGRYGLGSKDFTPAQAESVFNSLARPKNGFTVGITDDVTHTSLFDCDCVDTAPEGTVQCKFWGLGSDGTVGANKQAIKIIGDNTNLYAQGYFAYDSKKSGGITISHLRFGKKPIQSTYLVQNADYVACHNPSYVNLYDVLEGIRDGGTFVLNCPWTAEEMDKKLPAAMRRTIAQKNLKFYTVDAVKIAGGVGLGGRINMVMQTAFFKLADVIPFKKAVDLLKEGIDKAYGKKGQKIVDMNCAAVDAATDAIVEIPVPKAWKTLKDDKPVNRREPDYVKNVVRPVLAQKGDYLPVSAFSHDGTMPSATSKYEKRGVAILVPEWIKENCIQCNQCAFVCPHSALRAVLATDDEMKNAPATYETIDAVGKDVKGMHFRLQVNTLDCLGCGNCADICPAKEKALVMKPIATQTEVQVPNFDFADTVAYKDVFARDTVKGSQFRKSLMEFSGACAGCGETPYVKVITQLFGERMVIANATGCSSIWGASAPTAPYCVNPDGHGPAWGNSLFEDAAEFGYGIEMATDQRRAHLARLCTEAAETETGELKAKLDKWVNVMGDPEESRLAGEDLKAALKGTRKKALKEILDMSDLFTKQSIWVFGGDGWAYDIGYGGLDHVLASGKDINVLVLDTEVYSNTGGQSSKATPLGSIAKFAAAGKTTNKKDLGRMAMTYGYVYVASVSMGANKQQFLKAVKEAEAYPGPSLIIAYAPCINQGIKKGMGKTQLEQKLAVDSGYWPLYRYNPQLADEGKNPFILESKAPDGSLQEFLSGENRYAMLERFYPEFSKEYRTEIETNYNKRYETLKHMAGEGCKE
- a CDS encoding MTH1187 family thiamine-binding protein, which codes for MSCVATFSIFPLERPDQGSFAPYVARTIEIVRESGLPYELGAMGTVLEGDLDRIMETIKHCHDDMRKECGRVYLSLTVDSRSGESGRMHGKVDSVGELLK
- the thiM gene encoding hydroxyethylthiazole kinase; its protein translation is MSAPEELIKAIWKDVCEVRRQTPLIVNITNYVVTNNTANSLLALGASPAMNHVAEDLPGLVDLAGALVVNIGTLADDYVEGMHVAMAQANDMGMPVILDPVAAGVNALRTDTCLEFLEKYHPDIVRGNASEIMALAGEDGRPKGVDTSMEVNEARGAARELNRRYGCVVLVSGETDLVVGADRETRLAGGSAMMPRVTGLGCTCTALAGAFAAVQRDFFQAAVDTAAAMDIAGEMAAEHSPGPGSLQMHLQDALYLLDEEAIRNRLKVVAS
- the thiE gene encoding thiamine phosphate synthase, yielding MRTEDLLVYLVTDRSLCLGRPLEEVVAQAAEGGCTMVQLREKTADTGEFVELARALHKLLKPLSIPLLINDRVDVALAAGVEGVHVGQSDMRPEDVRRILGPNAILGLSVDTEAELLDAQNRPVDYLGIGPAYPTQTKKDVKGSPWGPEGLRRAVRQSAIPLVAIGGVQRDNVRAVAGSGVAGIAVVSAICSASSPAEAARELAYAMKEGAR
- a CDS encoding response regulator transcription factor; amino-acid sequence: MKSNGPILIIDDDRKLRDLVVEYLEEYNFATATLPSGMKAVETIRSLAPSVIVLDVMMPGRNGLDVLRDIRVEFATPVIMLTAKGEDTDRIVGLELGADDYMAKPFNPRELLARIKAVLRRVNTGAERKTDTPVIHAGGLALTLSRQVLTIDRDEIELAPTEFRLLKALMAHADRTLTRDELMDMVWDKDFAAYDRSIDVHISKLRSQLRPYPAHAKRIRTVWGTGYMFVGE
- a CDS encoding HAMP domain-containing sensor histidine kinase, encoding MMKVSRLYLKILLAFVLVLAVTIVGIGGLLKMGHMRPPLNRHALNRNGALKRIIGLEIDGAAELDPELRNRLNRILTIYANAFDGEAWIANERGEIVAQSYRTPPLDGGEELDLKLVTDQGDHVYFVSKGDQGSIYSYGPLKTPMGPLSVHLLNKWITRNEEIWFMEGLALMATVAALLLIPVSRRITRPMIQMTRSAQRLARGDFSPRVDENRKDEMGTLARTFNHMASSLEKMVRGGRELTANLSHELRSPLARIRVSQQIVLERLEAGRTDGVVKHVRRMEAEIDHMDSLIDQIMKLSKLDLQEPPPRADMVNMNEMLEEAAERVGPLTGGRSIRLQPHLAPVPFFRCRRQDLRIVLDNVLSNAVKYSQDNGRVDIHCEAERKNDQEAVVIRISNGYPDLTGEELEAVFAPFRRLGYDNVEGHGLGLAFARKIVEDHGGTIHAESVNGTFRVTIKLPLD